The Halostagnicola kamekurae sequence TACCGGTTAAGCATCGCGTCTTTCGCCTTTTGGATCCGTTTGTATTCCTCAACATCAGGGGCGTCACTGTCGGGGTGGACGTCCGCCGACTTTCGTCTCGCGACAGCCTTGACGACGTCGTCGGATGCGTCGGGGGAGATCTCGAGAATCTCGTGTGGTTCCTCCTGAAACTCGTCGTCACTCGAGGCCGGCGGCGCGGCGATCGCGTCCTCATTAGCTGGCGGCAACCGCGCCGTCGCGAACTCCGACTGCCCGGTCGTCACTGGCCGATTCTCCATCTTGCGCTTTTCGCGGAGGTACAGCCCGATCGCACGGGTGTTATCACGGACACGCGTATAGTGATCGCACGCGATCGCGTAGTCCTCGCCATCGTCAGTCCAGCGGAGTGCAACGCCGGGATCCTCGGGTTCGGCAGCGCTAGCATAGGGGAGGCCGTCGGTCTTCCGTTGGGGCATCGCGGTCTCGAGTCGCCAGTCGTCGACGTCGAGGCGATCCATCTCGCGCTTGATGTCCTTGATCGCGTTCCCGAGTGTGACGTCGAACTTGGTGGTCCGTTCACGATTCGTTGAATCGGTTCGCTCGAGCTCAGTGGGCCAGTCGAGACGGGAGTTCCCGTTGGTGGCTGCACTACTCATTGGAATCACTGTCTTCGCAGACCACGTCGCGGAGTTCCTCGAGTAGTTCCGGGTGGTGTTCTTCGAGTACTTCGATGTCCTTTGTCAGTTCGTCGTTGATCCGAGACCGTACACGCGAGATGGACTGAAGGCGCTGTGACTCCGAAGCGTCTGCTTCGCCCGAGATGTACTCGCGGTCCGTGTCCGTCATGATTGCACGGTACCGTCCCATTCTGGGTGTTTTATTTTGCGCCATTGCAAATGAAGCTTCTTTCTCAGCTCCCTAAAACTTTGCGCCTATGCATACATTTGCATTGCTGCAAAACATTTAATATGCACTGGTGCAAAGTAGTGACTGTGAAGCACGGGACGCCTCAGAGAATCTGAGGCCGGTGTTCCAGCACCGACCTCTCGTGCTTCGGTGAGAAGCAATGGCAACTACACAAGCCCACCTCAAGACGATTGCGGACGAATCGAACGCTGAATCGGAAACGGAAACCACCCAAACCGACCTAAGTGCGGTCGCTGGCGAGCATACGTCGACGACTGATGCGCTCCCAGATTTCTACGTCTTCCACGCTGCACGAGAGTTCGCAACGGACGCCCTCGAGACTGCGGTCGCGGAGGCGATCTAAGATGCGGGCCGCAAAACGACGCTCCATCGAAGCCGACCACCTTGAGTCCGAAGCCCAGGACGAACTCCGAATCCAGCGCGAAGCGCAGGCGGTCACCGCCCCCGAAACCGAACTCCGAGCTGATGGCGGCGAGGCGGACACCTACACCGCAAACGAAAACGCGCAGCTAGAGATCGCCAAGAACGAACTCGAGTACCCACCCGTCGACGTCGGTGATCACGTCCAGGACCGGGAGGACATCGACGCGACGATGGTCGTCGTTCGGACGCCGCTCGAGCCGGCCAATGAAGTGGATGCTCGAAACGGGAAGACGGTCGCGGAGTCCAACCCCGGATACCCGGCTGACGATGACGTCGTCGTGGTGAAGTTCCCAGAGCGGACGAGCACCGATATAGGACCGCTGCAGGGGTACGCATTTCCACGGACTCGCCTCGAGATCGTTGCTCGAGTCCACGATCGCAACGACGACCAGGAGGTGAGCGAGTGATGTCGACCGAAGCAGACGACACCGACGTCGCGGATACAATCAACAGTGACACCACCGAGGGGACAGCACTGCCGCGGTCGTTCCTCGTCGAGGGTGCCGGGCCAGTGACCGTCGTTCGCGAACACGGCGACATCACCGAGCGTACCGAAGGCGAGGTGTCGATCACCCGCCGCCTCGAGACGCTTGATGAGTTCGCACAGTTCTGGCGCTTCCGCGATCTCCGAAACTGGAAGCGAAACGCGATTCGAGAGGTGCTCGAGTCCCGGGAGAATGAGTTGTTACGGTACGTGATCGACGACGAACAACTCGAGGCCTGGAGCGTTCAGGTCGACGGCCGTGTCCAGGCGTTCGTCGGCGTTGCCGAGACGATCGTCGGCGGTCAGATCGATCCGAAATCTGTCACAGCAGCCGACCACCGATTCGAGTCCTACCTCCGGAACAACACCGGCAAAGACGCCGACGAACTGACGCTCGAGTTCGCGAAGGATCTCAAGGGGTCGCCACTGTGGGGGCCTGGCGCTCGACTCGCCGAGCTCGTTGTTCGCCATGCCGACCGAGAGGATCTGGATGGCTATGTCGCAGCGCTCCTTGAGGAGGTCGATGAGTGATGGCGGTCGCCGAATCTCCACAGGCCCACCTCGCCGATCGCGAACGCCGAGCTCTGGAACAGTACCTCACCGTCCTCGAGGACGATCCGCGCGTTCGCGATGCCGACGACATGTATCTGGTCGTCTCTGAGAGTGGATCGGAGTACCTCGTCGACGTTCGCGAACGAACGTGCGAGTGCGATGATGCGACCTACCGGGGTGTGACCTGCAAACACCAACATCGAGTCCGCTTTGCGACGGGCCGGCGATCGATCCCCCTCGGTGCCGATCGCGACGACGTCGACCAACAGTTAGGAGAGCACGTTTCCGGTGAACCCAGGTGGTCGAAGTGAGTGTGCAAACCTCGGATATCAAAGGTGCGGCCAACGCGGTGGAACCACACCCAGTGGTGCTTGACGCCCGCGCTGTCGATCAACATGACGGACACGACGTCCTCGAGATCGTGCTGCTCGAACGAGTCGACCGCGTCCCACCGGCGGTCCTCCGCGACCTCGGTGACCACGACTGTGGCATCACATTCGCCCAGCCACAAGGCGACCATCTCGTCGTGGAGGTTCAATGAGCCGTGACGCTCTGGCTCCGGACACGGAGTACAACGTCGTTCGCAGCGAGACGTCCATCGATGTCGACGGCTTTCGCAAAGGTGAGCCGACCGGCGAAATCGAGTGCTGCGAGTGCGGTCGGTCGCATCTGAATATAGACGAAATCCCGC is a genomic window containing:
- a CDS encoding J domain-containing protein — its product is MSSAATNGNSRLDWPTELERTDSTNRERTTKFDVTLGNAIKDIKREMDRLDVDDWRLETAMPQRKTDGLPYASAAEPEDPGVALRWTDDGEDYAIACDHYTRVRDNTRAIGLYLREKRKMENRPVTTGQSEFATARLPPANEDAIAAPPASSDDEFQEEPHEILEISPDASDDVVKAVARRKSADVHPDSDAPDVEEYKRIQKAKDAMLNR